The Acidihalobacter prosperus genomic sequence ACTCAGGCGGTGAATCTCGTCGACGAAAAGCACATCATGAGGTTCCAGGTTGGTCAACAGCGCAGCCAGGTCACCCGGTTTTTCCAGCACCGGACCGGAGGTCTGACGAAGACTCGCGCCCAGCTCGTTGGCGATAATATGCGCCAGGGTGGTCTTGCCGAGGCCAGGCGGCCCGAAGATCAGCGTGTGATCCAGCGCCTCGCTGCGCGCACGTGCAGCGTGTATGAACACCTCCATCTGCTCGCGCACGACCGACTGCCCGACATAATCGGCAAGCCGTTGCGGGCGTATGCCGTTTTCGGCTTCGCCGTCGCCGCCCAGTGATTCGCCGCTCAGCAGGCGTTCGCGCTCGCTCACCGCACCGCCGCTCGCAGGGCCTGGCGAATCATCGCCTCGGCATCGAGGCCTTCGCCAGACACGGCCGCGATCATGCGGCTCGCCTCTGGCGGGCGGTAGCCCAGCGCGACCAGTGCGCTGACCGCTTCCTCTTCGGCATCGACCGGGCGCACCGGTGCGAGGGCAGGCGCGGCATCGCGCGTGCTGGCAACGGGTGCCGAAAGCCGGTCGCGCAGCTCGATGATCAGACGTTCGGCGGTCTTCTTGCCGATACCCGGCAAACGTGTCAGGCGCGCGCTGTCTCCGGCATGGATGCACTGCGTGAACGTCTCCGCATCCATGCCCGAAAGAATCGCGAGGGCGACCCGCGCACCCACGCCGTTGACCTTGAGCAGCTCGCGGAACAGTGCGCGGTCGCGTTCGGCGGCGAAACCGAAAAGTTGATGGGCATCCTCGCGGACATGCAGATGCGTGTAGAGCAGCACTTCCTCGCCGACATCGGGCAGCAAGTAGAAAGTGGACATCGGCGCCTCGACCTCGTAACCGATGCCACCCACCTCGATGAGCAGCTGCGGGGGCTGCTTGAACGTCAGCAGGCCTCGGAGCCGCCCGATCATGCCTGGCCTCCGACAACGCGCGGCAAACGCAGACCCGTATGCGCGTGACACACGGCGATGGCAAGGGCATCGGCGGCATCGGCCTGAGGCTTGGCATCCAGGCCGAGCAGAAGTCTGATCATATGCTGCACCTGTGTCTTGTCCGCCGCGCCTGTGCCGACGACGGCAAGTTTGATTTCGCGCGGCGCATACTCATGCACCGACAATCCAGCCACCACCCCCGCGCAGATCGCGGCGCCGCGCGCCTGGCCCAGCTTGAGGGCGGAGGCGGGATTGCGCGCCACGAAAACCTGTTCGACGACCATCACCGCGGGCGTGTGCGCTGCGACGATTTCGCCGACTTCGCGGAAGATGCGGCCAAGCCGCTCGGCAAGCGCGCCCTCCGGCAAACGGATGCAACCACTGGCGACATGCCGGCTCTGGCGCCCGTCGCTGTCGATCAAGCCATAGCCGGTGATCCGCGACCCGGGGTCGATGCCGAGGATGCGCATCAGCCGGCAGCCATGCGTTCCAGCACTTCGTCCGGGAAATCGGCGTTGGCGTACACCGACTGCACGTCATCCAGATCTTCAAGGGTTTCGATCAGGCGGATCATGGTTTCGGCGGTCTCGGCATCGATCGGGGTGAGATTGTCGGGCCGCATGGTTGCCTCGGCGCGTTCCGGTTCGAGGCCGGCCTCGCGCATCGCCGCTGCCACCGCCTCGTAAGCATCCGGCCGCGTCAGCACCTCGATGCTGCCGTCCGTATCCGTGACCACGTCCTCGGCACCGGCTTCCAAGGCCACCTCCATGACGCGATCT encodes the following:
- the ruvA gene encoding Holliday junction branch migration protein RuvA: MIGRLRGLLTFKQPPQLLIEVGGIGYEVEAPMSTFYLLPDVGEEVLLYTHLHVREDAHQLFGFAAERDRALFRELLKVNGVGARVALAILSGMDAETFTQCIHAGDSARLTRLPGIGKKTAERLIIELRDRLSAPVASTRDAAPALAPVRPVDAEEEAVSALVALGYRPPEASRMIAAVSGEGLDAEAMIRQALRAAVR
- the ruvC gene encoding crossover junction endodeoxyribonuclease RuvC, which encodes MRILGIDPGSRITGYGLIDSDGRQSRHVASGCIRLPEGALAERLGRIFREVGEIVAAHTPAVMVVEQVFVARNPASALKLGQARGAAICAGVVAGLSVHEYAPREIKLAVVGTGAADKTQVQHMIRLLLGLDAKPQADAADALAIAVCHAHTGLRLPRVVGGQA